In Agromyces archimandritae, one genomic interval encodes:
- the ilvN gene encoding acetolactate synthase small subunit: protein MSTHVLSLLVEDKPGLLTRVAGLFARRGFNIESLAVGPTEVAGLSRITVVVDVDELPLEQVTKQLNKLINVIKIVELDPAQAVQREHLLIKVRADNTTRSQVIEAVNLFRARVVDVATDALVIEVTGDSGKAQAFLKVLEPYGIKEIAQSGLLAIGRGGKSITERVFKN, encoded by the coding sequence ATGTCGACCCACGTGCTCTCCCTCCTCGTCGAAGACAAGCCGGGCCTGCTCACCCGCGTCGCCGGGCTGTTCGCCCGCCGCGGCTTCAACATCGAATCCCTCGCCGTCGGCCCGACCGAGGTCGCCGGCCTCAGCCGCATCACCGTCGTCGTCGACGTCGACGAGCTGCCGCTCGAACAGGTCACCAAGCAGCTGAACAAACTCATCAACGTCATCAAGATCGTCGAGCTCGACCCGGCGCAGGCCGTGCAACGCGAGCACCTCCTCATCAAGGTGCGCGCCGACAACACGACGCGCTCGCAGGTCATCGAAGCGGTCAACCTCTTCCGGGCCCGCGTCGTGGACGTCGCCACCGACGCCCTCGTCATCGAGGTCACCGGCGACTCCGGCAAAGCGCAGGCCTTCCTCAAGGTGCTCGAGCCCTACGGCATCAAGGAGATCGCGCAGTCGGGCCTGCTCGCCATCGGCCGAGGCGGCAAATCGATCACCGAGCGCGTCTTCAAGAATTGA